In Arthrobacter ramosus, one DNA window encodes the following:
- a CDS encoding 3-oxoacyl-ACP reductase — MTEFISNRLKDRTAVITGGGSGIGLATAKRFASEGANVVIADIDPAAGEAAAAAVDGIFVKVNVTDEQEVIDLFAAAKSHYGSVDIAFNNAGISPPDDASILDTGIEAWRRVQEVNLTSVYYCCKYALPYMLEQGKGSIINTASFVAVMGAATSQISYSASKGGVLAMTRELGVEFARKGVRINALCPGPVNTPLLKELFASDPERAARRLVHVPLGRFAEPEELAAAVAFLASDDASFITASTFMVDGGISGAYVTPID; from the coding sequence ATGACCGAATTCATTTCAAACCGACTCAAGGACCGCACAGCCGTCATCACCGGCGGCGGCAGCGGGATCGGCTTGGCCACGGCAAAGCGTTTCGCCTCGGAGGGTGCCAATGTGGTCATCGCCGACATCGATCCGGCAGCTGGAGAAGCGGCCGCGGCCGCCGTCGATGGCATCTTCGTGAAAGTCAACGTCACAGACGAGCAGGAAGTCATCGACCTCTTCGCCGCAGCCAAGAGCCACTATGGCAGCGTGGATATAGCGTTCAACAACGCGGGTATTTCGCCGCCGGATGATGCCTCGATCCTCGACACCGGAATTGAAGCCTGGCGCCGGGTCCAGGAGGTAAACCTGACGAGCGTCTATTACTGCTGCAAATACGCGCTGCCATACATGTTGGAGCAGGGCAAGGGATCGATCATCAACACTGCGTCCTTCGTGGCCGTGATGGGTGCGGCAACTTCGCAGATCTCCTACAGCGCCTCCAAGGGCGGCGTGCTGGCAATGACGCGCGAACTCGGCGTCGAATTCGCGCGTAAGGGTGTGCGAATCAACGCGCTGTGCCCCGGACCGGTCAACACCCCGTTGCTGAAGGAACTCTTCGCCTCCGATCCGGAGCGGGCAGCGCGCCGCTTGGTCCACGTGCCCTTGGGACGTTTCGCCGAGCCCGAAGAACTGGCCGCTGCGGTCGCCTTCCTGGCGAGCGACGACGCCTCCTTCATTACCGCGTCGACCTTCATGGTTGACGGCGGAATCTCCGGAGCCTACGTCACCCCGATCGACTAG
- a CDS encoding amidohydrolase, producing MSFLASHETSPIAPPATLFFGGRVRTVDSLNSVAEAMLVIGNRVAAVGTPQECREAALKLTTAVPDVVDLRGRTLVPGFIDPHAHPLMYGQLLSWVDCGPEAAPDIPTMLELLAKAAADNPGDTPIRGYGYEHRNLAEQRHPTRQEFDKVSTTREVYVMNASGHGGVVNSYVLAKAGVDRETPNPPGGTFFRDADGELTGELSDAACDILTGDEGVKLGHHGPNFHLGDSKEHHRAQLLHAQREFLSHGVTTIGDAQVTKREFGAYLDLVERGELVTRINAYFLSSLLDEVLELGLVDKFGDSLLSFAGIKLYADGTLGGWTAYFPEGYRDDPCRTGSLYHEPSEYRALVAKAHNAGLQTATHAQSPTAIQLVLDAVSEALSVSPRADHRHRIEHCGLPTLEQIEQMAELGIMPVNQPQHYYNWGPGVTDAIGSPGERFNPLGEFVAAAVPVTMSSDAPVADPRPLEAIQTSVTRKTRSGVQLGSDDLKIDVVEALRAHTINGARAMGREKDLGSLEPEKLADFVLLAADPLEAPEGDISGIEVLETWVNGVRVYAG from the coding sequence ATGTCATTCCTGGCATCCCATGAAACTTCCCCCATAGCCCCCCCGGCAACGTTGTTCTTCGGCGGCCGCGTCCGGACCGTCGACTCTCTGAACTCCGTCGCGGAGGCGATGCTGGTCATCGGCAACCGTGTTGCCGCCGTCGGGACGCCACAGGAGTGCCGCGAGGCGGCGCTTAAGCTCACGACGGCGGTGCCCGACGTCGTCGACCTACGGGGCCGCACGCTGGTGCCCGGCTTCATCGACCCGCACGCGCATCCCTTGATGTACGGACAGCTGCTGTCCTGGGTGGATTGCGGTCCGGAAGCGGCACCGGACATCCCCACCATGCTTGAACTGCTGGCGAAGGCGGCGGCCGACAACCCGGGGGACACTCCGATCCGGGGCTATGGCTACGAGCACCGCAACCTTGCCGAACAGCGCCACCCCACACGGCAGGAGTTCGACAAAGTCTCCACCACGCGGGAGGTGTACGTCATGAACGCGAGCGGACACGGCGGAGTGGTGAACTCCTACGTGCTCGCGAAGGCGGGAGTGGACCGCGAGACTCCCAATCCGCCGGGCGGTACGTTCTTCCGGGACGCCGACGGCGAGCTAACCGGTGAGCTCTCCGACGCCGCCTGCGACATCCTCACGGGAGATGAAGGCGTCAAACTCGGGCACCACGGACCGAACTTCCACCTAGGGGACAGCAAAGAACACCACCGCGCCCAGCTGCTGCACGCCCAGCGCGAGTTCCTCAGCCACGGCGTGACCACCATCGGCGACGCGCAGGTGACCAAGCGCGAATTTGGCGCCTACCTGGACCTCGTGGAACGGGGCGAGCTCGTGACGCGCATCAACGCCTACTTCCTGTCGAGCCTCCTGGACGAGGTCCTGGAACTGGGTCTCGTGGACAAATTCGGAGATTCCCTCCTTTCCTTCGCCGGGATCAAGCTCTATGCGGATGGGACTCTGGGCGGCTGGACGGCGTACTTCCCGGAGGGCTACCGCGACGATCCCTGCCGCACCGGCTCGCTCTACCATGAGCCGTCCGAGTACCGTGCCCTCGTCGCCAAGGCGCACAACGCCGGGCTGCAGACGGCGACCCACGCCCAATCGCCCACTGCCATCCAGCTGGTGCTCGACGCCGTCAGCGAGGCTCTTTCTGTTTCGCCACGGGCGGATCACCGGCACAGGATCGAGCACTGCGGACTGCCAACGCTGGAGCAGATCGAGCAAATGGCCGAGCTGGGGATCATGCCCGTCAACCAGCCGCAGCACTACTACAACTGGGGTCCAGGCGTCACGGATGCCATCGGCTCCCCGGGCGAGCGCTTCAACCCCCTCGGCGAATTCGTGGCCGCGGCCGTGCCGGTGACGATGAGCTCGGATGCTCCCGTTGCCGATCCCCGTCCGCTGGAAGCCATCCAGACATCTGTGACCCGCAAGACCCGCTCCGGCGTCCAACTGGGTTCGGATGATCTCAAGATCGACGTCGTCGAGGCCCTCCGCGCCCACACCATCAACGGGGCACGGGCCATGGGGCGTGAGAAGGATCTTGGTTCCCTGGAGCCGGAGAAGCTGGCCGACTTCGTGCTCCTCGCCGCGGACCCTCTGGAGGCACCGGAAGGCGATATCAGCGGTATCGAGGTTCTCGAGACCTGGGTCAACGGCGTGCGGGTGTACGCGGGCTGA
- a CDS encoding aldehyde dehydrogenase family protein, translating to MSATTFDIINPATEEFLQTVELASLAETDALIARAAGAFETWRKVSPSDRALLLRRFAAAVDADLENLAQLEVRNAGHTVGNARWEAGNARDVISYYSAAPERHFGRQIPVAGGLDVTFHEPLGVVGIIVPWNFPMPIAAWGFAPALAAGNTVVLKPAELTPLTAMRLGELAREAGLPDGVLTIIPGKGSVVGARFVTHPAVRKVVFTGSTGVGKQIMAGCADQVKRVTLELGGKSANIVFADADLQAAAAAAPGGAFDNAGQDCCARSRILVEKSAYDAFLELLEPAVRAVKVGDPADESTVMGPLISARQRETVAGFVPSGAPIAFQGEVPEGPGFWFPPTVLAPDSFDDPAVREEIFGPVVVVVPFNDEADAVRIANDTEYGLSGSIWTQDIGRALRVARGVDAGNLSVNSHSSVRYSTPFGGFKQSGLGRELGPDALDSFSEVKNVFIAH from the coding sequence GTGAGTGCCACAACTTTTGACATCATCAATCCGGCTACCGAGGAATTCCTTCAAACTGTTGAACTGGCGTCCCTGGCCGAGACCGACGCCCTGATTGCACGCGCGGCTGGCGCGTTTGAAACCTGGCGGAAGGTGTCGCCGTCGGACCGGGCACTGCTCTTGCGCCGGTTCGCGGCCGCCGTCGACGCCGATCTGGAGAACCTCGCACAACTGGAAGTCCGCAATGCGGGACACACGGTCGGCAACGCCCGCTGGGAAGCGGGCAATGCGCGCGACGTCATCAGCTACTACTCGGCGGCTCCCGAGCGGCACTTCGGTCGGCAGATCCCGGTTGCCGGAGGCCTCGATGTGACGTTCCACGAGCCGCTGGGTGTCGTAGGGATTATTGTGCCGTGGAACTTTCCGATGCCGATCGCGGCGTGGGGCTTCGCTCCGGCGCTCGCGGCAGGAAACACAGTGGTACTCAAGCCTGCAGAACTTACGCCGCTCACCGCGATGAGGCTGGGTGAGCTGGCGCGCGAGGCCGGCTTGCCCGACGGCGTGCTGACCATCATCCCGGGGAAGGGATCCGTGGTGGGGGCGCGCTTCGTGACCCACCCCGCTGTGCGAAAGGTCGTCTTTACCGGGTCTACCGGGGTCGGCAAGCAGATCATGGCCGGTTGTGCTGATCAAGTGAAGCGGGTGACGCTCGAGTTGGGTGGCAAGAGCGCGAACATTGTGTTCGCCGACGCCGACCTTCAGGCCGCTGCCGCCGCAGCTCCCGGTGGTGCGTTCGACAACGCCGGCCAGGACTGCTGTGCCAGGTCCCGGATTCTTGTGGAAAAATCGGCCTACGACGCCTTCCTTGAGCTCTTGGAACCCGCCGTTCGGGCTGTCAAAGTTGGCGACCCGGCGGACGAAAGTACCGTCATGGGGCCCTTGATTTCCGCCCGGCAAAGGGAAACCGTCGCGGGCTTCGTGCCCTCAGGAGCGCCCATAGCTTTCCAAGGCGAGGTGCCCGAAGGGCCGGGATTCTGGTTCCCGCCCACTGTCCTGGCTCCCGACTCCTTTGACGACCCGGCGGTGCGTGAGGAGATCTTTGGACCGGTCGTCGTCGTCGTTCCCTTCAACGACGAGGCGGACGCTGTGCGGATTGCCAATGACACCGAATACGGCCTCTCCGGATCCATCTGGACCCAAGACATTGGCCGGGCCTTGCGCGTAGCCCGCGGAGTGGATGCCGGAAACCTCTCGGTGAACTCGCACTCTTCAGTCCGGTATTCGACGCCGTTCGGCGGCTTTAAGCAATCGGGCCTGGGCCGCGAACTGGGTCCTGACGCGCTCGATTCCTTCAGCGAAGTAAAGAACGTCTTCATCGCGCACTGA
- a CDS encoding amino acid ABC transporter permease, whose amino-acid sequence MEFDVNIFVQQLVNPSYVSGAFLSVAVAVLSLILATAIGFAVALGRTSRSRIAQGVAGIYTWFFRAIPALLVLLIIWNALPQLFPVLRQDWFSPFIAAFIGLGIVEAAFMAEIIRSALLSIDEGQALAGRALGMSPVKVMLKVVLPQAIRTALPPTGNEFIGLVKFSSLASVISLQELLTTAQVGVNITFRYAEYYAAAIVYYLIIVSLLTLLQSYVEKKFVWTSRSKTKKPSILEPVGQGVQS is encoded by the coding sequence ATGGAATTCGACGTCAACATCTTCGTCCAACAACTCGTGAATCCGAGCTACGTGTCCGGGGCTTTCCTGTCGGTCGCCGTCGCGGTGCTTTCACTCATCCTGGCCACGGCCATCGGCTTTGCCGTTGCCCTGGGACGCACCTCCCGTAGCCGGATCGCCCAGGGCGTCGCCGGAATCTACACCTGGTTCTTCCGGGCCATCCCGGCGCTGCTGGTGCTGCTCATCATCTGGAACGCGTTGCCGCAGCTCTTCCCGGTCCTTCGCCAGGACTGGTTCTCCCCGTTCATCGCCGCGTTCATCGGCTTGGGCATCGTGGAAGCGGCCTTCATGGCGGAAATCATCCGTTCGGCGTTGCTCAGTATCGACGAGGGCCAGGCTCTTGCCGGCCGGGCGCTTGGAATGTCGCCGGTCAAGGTCATGCTCAAGGTTGTCCTGCCGCAGGCCATCCGTACGGCGCTGCCTCCCACCGGCAATGAGTTCATCGGCCTCGTGAAGTTCTCCTCGCTGGCCTCCGTGATTTCCCTGCAGGAGCTGCTGACCACGGCCCAGGTGGGCGTGAACATTACGTTCCGCTATGCCGAGTATTACGCGGCGGCAATCGTCTACTACCTCATCATTGTCAGCCTTCTGACGCTTCTCCAAAGCTATGTGGAAAAGAAGTTCGTCTGGACGTCACGGTCCAAAACCAAGAAGCCATCCATCCTGGAACCAGTCGGCCAAGGAGTGCAGTCATGA
- the uraD gene encoding 2-oxo-4-hydroxy-4-carboxy-5-ureidoimidazoline decarboxylase, translated as MQLEVFNSVDRADAIDVLRPCLDIQRWVEHIADARPFSGLDSLLGFARETAEPFTSDEVAAAMAHHPRIGERPKAQTTEAAMSRSEQAGVDPGDNGVVTALAEGNREYEAKFDRVFLIRAAGRTAKEILASLQERLSHTAEEEDVIVAGQLREIALLRLAGVISETRASNEGVSNK; from the coding sequence ATGCAGCTTGAAGTATTCAACAGCGTGGACCGTGCGGACGCCATCGACGTCCTCCGCCCATGCCTCGACATCCAGCGTTGGGTGGAGCACATCGCAGATGCGCGCCCCTTCAGCGGCTTGGACTCCTTGCTAGGCTTCGCCCGGGAAACCGCCGAGCCCTTCACCTCGGACGAAGTGGCGGCCGCGATGGCCCATCACCCTCGGATCGGCGAACGGCCCAAGGCCCAGACCACCGAAGCCGCGATGTCCCGCTCCGAACAGGCCGGCGTCGACCCCGGCGATAACGGCGTCGTCACCGCTTTGGCCGAAGGCAACCGCGAGTACGAGGCCAAGTTCGACCGCGTGTTCCTCATCCGCGCCGCGGGCCGGACAGCCAAGGAAATCCTGGCCTCCCTCCAAGAGCGCCTGAGCCACACCGCGGAAGAAGAAGACGTCATCGTGGCGGGCCAGTTGCGCGAAATCGCACTGCTGCGCCTTGCCGGCGTCATCAGCGAAACCAGGGCGAGCAATGAAGGAGTGTCCAACAAATGA
- a CDS encoding C-terminal binding protein yields MSTELRPVAVYTDMEDLDYSAGVALLEDNGYDVRYLGTQDPAVIAEQAKDAEALLVGYASVTAEVMDAIPGLKIIALVSMGFDNVDLDAAKERGIWVSNLPGVATEEVASHALALALAVTREIPFFQRRVAAGDWNGRPDSRVFRLSQERLGLIGLGRIGGRLGELASGVFGGVVGYDPYLPDTPATREMLAKAGIRRTGLEEVLAESAVVSLHMPLTEETRHIINAESLAVMRPGSYLVNVSRGQLIDDEALRAAVDSGHIRGAALDVLDVEPAPADHPLMGHPRILVTPHVGFLSDYTLAEYVRIQAQNVISQARTGAPDTPLFELAPAR; encoded by the coding sequence ATGTCCACTGAGCTCCGCCCCGTCGCCGTCTACACGGACATGGAAGACCTCGACTACTCCGCCGGCGTCGCCCTGCTCGAGGACAACGGTTACGACGTCCGGTACCTCGGCACCCAGGATCCCGCGGTCATCGCGGAGCAGGCGAAAGACGCGGAGGCATTGCTGGTGGGCTACGCCTCCGTGACTGCCGAGGTCATGGACGCCATCCCGGGCTTGAAGATCATCGCCCTGGTCTCCATGGGCTTCGACAACGTTGACCTGGATGCCGCCAAGGAGCGCGGCATTTGGGTCAGCAACCTTCCCGGCGTGGCCACCGAGGAAGTCGCTTCGCACGCGCTGGCTCTTGCCCTCGCCGTCACGCGCGAGATCCCGTTCTTCCAGCGACGCGTGGCCGCGGGGGACTGGAACGGCCGCCCGGACAGCAGGGTGTTCCGGCTCAGCCAGGAGCGGCTTGGCTTGATCGGACTCGGTCGGATCGGCGGCCGTCTCGGGGAGCTTGCCTCCGGTGTCTTCGGCGGGGTGGTCGGCTACGATCCCTACCTCCCGGACACCCCGGCTACCAGGGAGATGCTGGCGAAGGCAGGCATCCGCCGGACTGGCCTGGAAGAAGTCCTGGCGGAATCCGCCGTCGTGTCCTTGCACATGCCGCTCACGGAGGAAACACGGCACATCATCAACGCCGAAAGCCTCGCCGTGATGCGGCCGGGCAGCTACCTGGTGAACGTCAGCCGCGGGCAGCTGATCGACGACGAAGCCCTGCGTGCCGCCGTCGACTCCGGCCACATCCGCGGAGCGGCGCTGGACGTGCTCGACGTCGAACCGGCACCTGCCGACCACCCGCTCATGGGCCACCCGCGGATCCTCGTGACGCCCCACGTCGGCTTCCTCTCGGACTACACGCTGGCCGAATACGTCAGGATCCAGGCGCAGAACGTCATTTCCCAGGCCCGCACCGGAGCCCCGGACACCCCGTTGTTCGAGCTGGCGCCCGCCCGCTGA
- a CDS encoding amino acid ABC transporter ATP-binding protein: MTHSGPELMPETWSTNDPVLSVRNLHKSYQDQHVLRGVEFDIRQGQVKAVLGPSGSGKSTMLRLMALLEPADDGEIRLRGRRIGVREKASGAVALPERELAKERRNIGMVFQKFNLFPHLTACRNVMLGLTSVKGIHHKQAEEQAMAMLQRVGLSHRAGHFPSELSGGQQQRVAIARALVMNPDVLLFDEPTSALDPELVGEVLDVMESLANDGMTMIVVTHEVRFARRVADEVTLFDSGVIVEQATPDEFFDNPQHQRTRKFLSHVH; encoded by the coding sequence ATGACCCACAGCGGCCCGGAACTCATGCCGGAAACCTGGTCCACCAACGATCCCGTGCTCAGCGTGCGGAATCTCCACAAGAGCTACCAGGACCAGCACGTCCTGCGCGGGGTCGAATTCGATATCCGTCAGGGACAAGTGAAGGCAGTGCTGGGTCCCTCCGGTTCCGGCAAGTCCACGATGTTGCGCCTGATGGCGCTCCTCGAGCCAGCCGACGACGGCGAGATCCGGCTCCGCGGGAGGCGCATCGGTGTCCGTGAGAAGGCAAGCGGAGCCGTGGCGCTCCCCGAACGCGAACTCGCCAAGGAGCGCCGCAATATTGGCATGGTCTTCCAGAAGTTCAACCTGTTCCCGCACCTGACGGCGTGCCGCAACGTGATGCTCGGGCTGACTTCCGTGAAGGGCATCCATCATAAGCAAGCCGAAGAACAGGCCATGGCCATGCTCCAGCGCGTGGGTCTTTCGCACCGTGCCGGGCATTTCCCCTCGGAGCTCTCCGGCGGCCAGCAGCAACGCGTGGCCATCGCCCGCGCCTTGGTGATGAACCCCGACGTCCTACTCTTCGACGAACCGACCTCCGCCCTCGACCCCGAGTTGGTGGGCGAAGTCCTGGACGTCATGGAGAGCCTGGCCAACGACGGCATGACGATGATCGTGGTCACCCACGAGGTCCGTTTCGCCCGCCGGGTGGCTGATGAAGTGACCCTGTTCGACAGCGGTGTGATCGTGGAACAAGCCACTCCGGACGAGTTCTTCGACAACCCCCAGCACCAGCGCACCAGGAAGTTCTTGAGCCATGTCCACTGA
- a CDS encoding pyridoxal-phosphate-dependent aminotransferase family protein — translation MPEVLTSRYLFGPGPSNCYPEVTAALAYPVIGHLDPVFIERLDRTCAGLRTVWGTRNARTLPLSATGSGGMEAAFVNTVSDGDVAVIAVNGLFGERMCEVARRCGATVVRVDHEWGQPVDAERVLAAHPHPKVIAAVHAETSTGVLSDVAPLGEGKGDALLIVDAVTSIGGLELRADDWGIDVGYACTQKCLGVPPGLSPFTVSERAFERRIKEPRSWYLDIGLLGGYVGAASGSRTYHHTAPVTMIAGLEAGLDRILAEGLAAVQARHHAAGAELRDGLEAIGLELFAAEGSRLPSLTTVKVPDGVDSAAVRAYLLENFSMEIGSGAGAFTSTVWRIGMMGPNANRASVKLVLGALEEAIAKA, via the coding sequence ATGCCAGAGGTCCTGACCTCCCGGTATCTCTTCGGACCGGGTCCCAGTAATTGCTATCCGGAAGTGACCGCCGCGTTGGCATATCCGGTGATCGGGCACCTGGATCCGGTGTTCATAGAGCGACTGGACCGGACATGCGCCGGGCTCCGGACGGTGTGGGGGACCCGGAATGCCCGCACCCTGCCGTTGAGTGCTACTGGTTCTGGCGGCATGGAGGCTGCCTTCGTTAATACAGTGTCCGACGGCGACGTGGCGGTAATTGCCGTCAACGGGCTTTTCGGGGAGCGCATGTGCGAGGTCGCCCGGCGCTGCGGCGCCACGGTGGTCCGCGTCGATCATGAATGGGGCCAGCCCGTGGACGCGGAGCGGGTCCTCGCCGCGCACCCGCATCCCAAGGTGATTGCCGCCGTCCATGCCGAAACCTCCACAGGTGTCCTGTCCGACGTCGCGCCCCTGGGTGAAGGCAAAGGTGACGCCCTGCTGATCGTGGATGCCGTGACCTCCATCGGCGGGCTGGAACTCCGGGCTGACGACTGGGGGATCGACGTCGGCTACGCCTGCACGCAGAAGTGCCTGGGAGTGCCCCCTGGCTTGTCCCCCTTCACGGTGTCCGAGCGCGCGTTCGAGCGGCGCATCAAGGAGCCGCGTTCGTGGTACCTCGATATCGGCCTTCTGGGTGGGTATGTTGGCGCGGCGAGCGGCAGCCGGACGTATCACCATACGGCGCCCGTGACCATGATCGCCGGGCTCGAGGCCGGACTGGACCGCATCCTGGCCGAGGGGCTCGCGGCTGTTCAAGCGCGGCACCATGCAGCCGGGGCCGAGTTGCGGGATGGCCTTGAAGCGATAGGGCTTGAGCTGTTTGCCGCGGAGGGCTCGCGATTGCCGAGCCTCACCACGGTCAAAGTGCCCGACGGCGTGGACTCGGCTGCCGTCCGTGCTTACCTTCTGGAGAACTTCAGTATGGAAATCGGCTCCGGGGCGGGTGCGTTTACGTCGACCGTCTGGCGGATCGGCATGATGGGTCCGAATGCCAACAGGGCATCGGTGAAGCTCGTCCTTGGTGCGCTCGAAGAAGCGATCGCCAAAGCCTGA
- a CDS encoding Lrp/AsnC family transcriptional regulator yields MHDLDDRLIRLLQADGRASFSELSKQLGVTRSAVTAKVNELTSSGELRIVAAVHPRLLGLTAVAHISIQLNGSARAALEKLGQLDGAVFASLTTGRYGIIAELRLPTVERLYEDVEAIRLCEGVAAVDVLMYKEVVRSLFLGKEPPDPRLELDQADLLLMSELQVDGRLGFEALGERIGLSASAARIRVLRLLEARVMQIGPIRSRSGSSRSMAFGFGISTAAGTEEAIDFFSATPGVEFIASCLGRHDLVATVGVSSLDEMYEVLDKVRAMDSVASVECWLHLKIVQERYAKPLDKMLATKAQSNGH; encoded by the coding sequence ATGCATGATCTGGACGACAGGCTGATCCGCCTGCTGCAGGCCGATGGCCGCGCCTCGTTCAGCGAGCTATCGAAGCAACTGGGCGTGACGCGCTCCGCCGTGACAGCCAAGGTCAATGAGCTCACGTCCTCCGGGGAACTGCGGATTGTCGCGGCAGTCCATCCGCGCCTCCTGGGACTGACCGCCGTCGCGCACATCTCCATCCAGCTGAACGGTTCCGCACGCGCCGCCTTGGAGAAGCTGGGCCAACTGGACGGCGCCGTGTTCGCCTCCCTCACGACGGGCAGGTACGGCATCATCGCCGAACTCCGCCTGCCCACGGTGGAAAGGCTCTACGAAGACGTCGAGGCCATCCGCCTTTGCGAGGGCGTGGCGGCCGTCGATGTGCTCATGTACAAAGAGGTGGTCCGCAGCCTCTTCCTCGGCAAAGAACCACCGGACCCCCGCCTCGAACTTGATCAGGCGGACCTGCTCCTCATGAGCGAGCTGCAGGTGGACGGTCGCCTTGGTTTCGAGGCCCTCGGCGAGCGGATCGGGCTTTCGGCCAGCGCTGCCAGGATCAGGGTCCTTCGCCTGCTGGAAGCCCGCGTCATGCAGATCGGCCCCATCCGGAGCCGCTCCGGTTCTTCGCGGTCCATGGCCTTTGGCTTCGGAATCTCGACAGCAGCCGGAACCGAGGAAGCAATCGACTTCTTCTCGGCGACGCCCGGCGTGGAGTTCATCGCCAGTTGCCTCGGTAGGCACGATCTCGTAGCCACCGTGGGCGTCAGCTCCCTCGACGAAATGTACGAGGTCCTGGACAAGGTACGCGCGATGGACTCGGTGGCAAGCGTGGAGTGCTGGCTGCACCTGAAAATCGTCCAGGAACGATACGCCAAGCCCCTCGACAAGATGCTCGCGACCAAGGCCCAATCCAACGGCCACTAG
- a CDS encoding transporter substrate-binding domain-containing protein, producing MINATSAHSDPRFHATPTVIGDLHMLKFTKPALAAAALALLLSGCSAAASPSSTGQASATAPKGLTTSGKLTLCIDPEYAPLEYYANGSSGDIAGFDADAARALAKHWGVDAKFEVTTFDGLMPGLQTRRCDAIFGGLYMSKARLDVADASAVMNAGPAILAAPISAGNYKTSLDLCGHSVAAQSASANAARITALKDECKKAGKDEPKLTEYPKTAETVLAVLNGKSEALIETNVAAAYMASQNEGKLTVAPGVFPADTTFGVFTRKNDPLSPAIAQALKELHQDGTLAKIAKDNKLDSTIVDVP from the coding sequence GTGATCAACGCCACATCGGCGCACTCCGACCCGCGTTTCCACGCGACCCCAACAGTCATTGGAGATCTGCACATGCTCAAGTTCACGAAGCCCGCCCTGGCGGCCGCTGCGTTGGCCCTGCTGTTGAGCGGCTGCTCCGCCGCAGCTTCGCCCAGTTCCACGGGGCAAGCATCGGCTACCGCGCCGAAGGGACTCACCACGAGCGGCAAGCTCACCCTCTGTATCGACCCCGAATACGCGCCGCTGGAGTACTACGCCAACGGTTCCAGCGGTGACATTGCAGGGTTCGACGCCGATGCCGCCCGGGCGCTCGCCAAACACTGGGGAGTCGATGCCAAGTTCGAAGTGACCACATTCGACGGCCTCATGCCGGGGCTCCAAACCCGCCGCTGCGATGCCATCTTCGGTGGTCTTTATATGAGCAAGGCCCGCCTGGACGTCGCCGACGCTTCAGCCGTGATGAACGCCGGTCCCGCGATCCTCGCCGCCCCGATCAGTGCCGGGAATTACAAGACGTCTCTGGACCTGTGCGGCCACTCCGTCGCAGCGCAGAGTGCCTCAGCCAACGCCGCGCGCATCACTGCACTCAAAGATGAGTGCAAGAAAGCCGGCAAGGACGAGCCCAAGCTCACCGAATACCCCAAGACCGCTGAAACGGTGCTTGCAGTCCTCAACGGCAAGTCCGAGGCCCTGATCGAGACCAATGTGGCGGCCGCCTACATGGCCAGCCAGAACGAAGGCAAGCTCACTGTGGCCCCGGGAGTCTTCCCGGCCGACACCACATTCGGCGTGTTCACCCGCAAGAACGATCCGCTGTCTCCCGCCATCGCGCAAGCGCTGAAGGAACTCCACCAGGACGGCACCCTGGCCAAGATCGCCAAGGATAACAAGCTCGATTCCACGATCGTCGACGTCCCCTAG
- the uraH gene encoding hydroxyisourate hydrolase gives MSVSQITTHILDTGSGRPAAGVAVVLSVRDGDNWKHVASGTTDADGRIKDLGPERVDGGSYRLNFATGPYYKAQGVDTFFPEVDLSFTVSDAGEHYHVPLLLSPFAFSTYRGS, from the coding sequence ATGAGCGTTTCCCAGATAACCACCCACATCCTGGACACCGGCTCCGGACGCCCGGCGGCCGGCGTCGCCGTCGTTCTCTCCGTGCGCGACGGCGACAACTGGAAGCACGTGGCGAGCGGCACCACCGATGCGGACGGCCGGATCAAGGATCTGGGCCCTGAAAGGGTCGACGGCGGCAGTTACCGCCTCAACTTCGCGACCGGCCCGTATTACAAGGCACAAGGCGTGGACACCTTTTTTCCGGAGGTGGACTTGAGCTTCACGGTGTCCGACGCCGGCGAGCACTACCACGTGCCGCTCCTGCTCAGCCCCTTCGCGTTCTCCACGTACCGAGGAAGCTAA